The DNA window CCCCTTGGATGGATTGCACAACACCGGCCTCCATGCCGTTGAGGGCCAGATTCTCACGGCCAAGGGCCAGCGCCTCGGCGGACGACTCGATGTTGGTCACCGCTGTGGCTCCGGCGCGCAGGGCATATATGCCGAATGCGCCAGTGTAGGCGAAGCAATTGAGCACCTCCTTGCCATGGCAATACCTTGCCGCCAGAGCGCGATTCTCCCGCTGGTCGAGGTAGAAGCCGGTCTTGTGGCCGCGCACCAGGTCCACCAAGAAGCGGCATGGCCCTTCGCGGATTTCGACCAACTCAGGGGGAGATTCGCCCCAGAGCACGCCCGTTCTTGGGGACAAACCCTCTTTGTTGCGCACGTCCACCTCCGAGCGCTCATAGGTGCCCTGGCACGGCACCAGCTCGACCAGTGCTTCCACGATGGTCTGCTGCCACCTCTCGGCGCCGGCGGAGAGAAACTGACAGACCAGGAACTCCTCATAGCGGTCCACGATGAGCCCTGGCAGCCCGTCCGACTCGGCGTTGACAAGACGGTAGGCGTTGGTGGTCCCGCCCTGGATGAGCGGGGCGCGTGCTGCAATGGCTCTGCTCAGGCGCGCGCGGAAAAAGGTCGCATCCACCACTTCGTCCGGGTCAAAGGTCCAGACGCGCACTAAGATCTGGGAGCGGGGCGAATAGGCGCCGCGTGCCAGCACCTGCCCGTCGGCGCTGACGATGTCCACCGTCTCGCCTGCCTCTGGTTCGCCTTCCACTTTGGCAATAGCCCCGGCAAAGACCCAGGGATGCCACCTGCGCAGCGACTTATCACGGCCGGGTGTCAGGAACACGCGCGCCATTCGTTTGCCTTTCTGCGTCATGCTTGGCCAGAGTCAACCACTTCCCTCCGCAGTCGCACGCGGCACCTCCTCAACCCTCTTCACTTGATGACGAGCACCTTGGCGCCTCTGATCTTGCGCTCCTTGAGCTCGCGCAGTGCCGTGTTCGCCTCCTCGAGGGGATACACCTCGACCTCCGGCACGATGGGGATCTCGGCGGCAAGGGCTAAGAACTCGCGTACGTCCTGCCGGGTGACGTTGGCCACCGACTTTATCTCTTTCGCCAGCCAGAGGTGTCGCGGATAGTCCAGGGCAAGAAGCGCCTGTTTGTCCACCTCTTCCTTGCGGATGGCGTTGATGACCAGTCGCCCGCCCGGCGCCAGCCGTTCCAGTGCTGCCACCACCGGTCGCCACACCGGCGTCGTGTCGATGATGCAGTGCAGGAGGGCGGGCGGCAAATCGTCGGTGTCGCCGGCCCATGTGGCGCCCAATTGCCGCGCAAAGTCGCGCTCTCCCTCGGAGCGGGCAAACACGTAGACCTCGCTGTGGGGAAAACGGTGCTTGGCCATTTTCAGCACCAGGTGTCCTGAGGCGCCGAAGCCAGTGAGGCCCAGCCTCTGGCCGTCGCGCATGCCAGTGAGTGCTAAGGAACGGTAGCCGATGGCGCCAGCACAGAGCAGCGGTGCCGCCTGTGTGTCGGAAAAGCGCTCCGGAATCGGGTAGACAAACTGTTCCGGCGCGACCATGTACTCTGCATAGCCGCCGTTGGCATCCCGCCCAGTGGCGCGAAAGTGAGAGCACAGGTTTTCCTGGCCACTTTGACAGTATTCGCACTTTCCGCAGGCGGAGAATATCCAGGCCACTCCTACGCGCTCCCCGACCCGCCGCGCGGTGACGCCCTTCCCCCTGGCGACGATGCGCCCCACCACCTGGTGTCCCAACACCACCGGCAGTTGGGGCGGTGGTGTGCGCCCCTCGATCTCGTCCAGCTCCGTGTGACACACACCGCAAGCCGCCACCTTGATGAGTACCTCGCCCGTCTTCGCTTCTGGCTCCGACAGCTCCGCCAGTTCCAGTGGCAGGCGGCCTTCACCGACTGGCCCCAATTCCCGCAACAGCATCGCCCTCATGGTTGTTCCCTCGGCTATTCCAGAATCGCAATCCGCTCTTGTTGCACCCAACGGCCATTCCGGTACCAACGGACGCAGACGCAAGCATGCGCTCCCGGCAACTTCCGCCGCACAATGTGCTTGCAATCGTCTGGCTAAAGTTATATATTTTCCGCAAACCGTCAAGAACAAGGATTGCATCACTATGAGATTCGACAAGCCTGCAGTTGCCTTCGCAGCCTTCCTCAGCTTGCAGCGCACGAGCTTGAACTGCTCCGCGCGGCGCACCTTCGCCTTTGCCATGGTCCTGGCTATGGGCATGTGGCTGCTTCATCCGCCTGGGAAGGGGCCGCGCTGATGTGAATGAATGTGCATAGCATTTCTTCCGAGCCCCTTCCGAATCGCAGGAAGGGGCTTTTGCTTTGGGAGCAAACCCGAGCAGGGTCTGGACCGCGCGCCTTCGAGGAGGAAGGCGGAGGGCCTCTGCCCGGACATCGCGAGAACGAACTTGGCAAGGTGTGACTATGAGCGAAAAGACTGTTGTGCCCACGCAGACGCTGCGCGTGGCAAGCCCAGAGCATCCCTTTCGCTTCGAGTGCGGCAAGAGCCTAACACACCTGGACGTGGCCTTTGAGACTTACGGAGAGCTCAATAGCGCTGGTGACAACGCCGTCTACGTATGTCATGCCCTCACCGGCAGCGCACATGCTGCCTTTTTCCATGCTGCCCACGAAGAGCGGCCGGGCTGGTGGGACGGCCTCATCGGTAGGGGCAAGGCCCTCGACCCGGAGCGCTACTTCATCGTCTGCGCCAATCTCTTGGGGAGCTGCTATGGCACCACCGGCCCGGCGAGCAGCAATCCGGAGACCGGCCAGCCGTTCGGCATGGCTTTTCCGCCAGTGACCACGCGCGACATGGTGAACCTGCAGAAGAGCCTCCTCGATCTCCTCGGCGTAAAGCAGTTGGCATTGGTGTTGGGTGGCTCCTTGGGTGGCATGCTCACCTGGCAATGGCTGGTGGACTATCCCGAATTTGTGCGGGCGGCCATTCCCATCGCCGGCAGCGTACAGGGCTCTCCCTGGATGATCGCCCTGAACGAGGTGGCGCGGCAGGCCATCTACAACGACCCGGCCTGGTGCGAAGGCACCTACGCCGACCAAGGGCCCGTCGCCGGCCTGGCACTGGCCAGGATGATCGCCATGATCTCCTACCGCAGCCATGCGCAGTTTGCCCGCCGCTTCGGGCGGGACAGAGTCCACGTCGAGCCGTCGCGCGCGTTGGATTTCCACAACCGCTTCCAGGTAGAGAGCTACCTGCACTACCAGGGGCAGAAACTGGTATCACGCTTCGACGCTCGCTCGTACATCTATTTGACCAAGGCCATGGACCTGCACGACGTGGCGCGCGGCTATGCGAGCCTCGAGGAGGCGCTGGCGCGCCTCCAGGCCGAGGTGCTGGTCATCGGCATCGATAGCGACGTGCTCTACTTCCCCAGCGAGCTCCAAGAGACAGTGGGCACCTTGCAACGGCTGGGCAAGAGGGCTGCCTACAGGGAACTCCATTCCATCTACGGCCACGATGCTTTCTTGGTCGAGTACGACCAGCTCAACAAGCTTGTCGGCGACTTTCTGCGCGGGAGGAACTGATGCGCGTCGTGAAATTCGGCGGAACCTCGGTCGCAGATCCGGAAAGCATCCGCACTGTGGGCCGCATTGTCGCTGGTTTGCGGGACAGGCCAATGGTGCTGGTCTTTTCCGCCATGGGCAAAACCACCGACCACTTGGCCGAAATCGGCGAAAGTGCCGCGCAGGGGAGACTCGACGATAGCCTGCGCGTCCTCAGGGAGCTCGAGCGCTACCACATGAGCGTGGCGAGCAGCCTGCTGGAAGGGGCTTCCGGCATCGCGGAGAGCGTTGCCTTTTGCCAGGCGACCTTCCGCAGCATCGAGGCGATGGCGCAAGGGATCTCTGTAGTGGCCGATTTCTCCCCTGCAGTTCAGGATCGCCTGCTCGGCCTGGGCGAACTGCTGTCGACGAGGATCATCACCGCATACTTGGTGCAAGGCGGGCTGCCGGTGCAGTGGGTGGACGCCCGGCGGCTCATCGTCACCGATGCCCGGCACACGCAGGCCGAACCGCTTTTCGAGGAGACAGCTAGCAGGTGTCGCCAGGTGCTTCTGCCGCTCCTGCGGGATGGGAAGATCCCGCTCACGCAAGGCTACACCGCTATCTGTGCCTCAGGACAGCCCACCACTTTAGGCCGGGGCGGGTCAGATTTCACCGCAGCGCTGATCGGTGCTGCAATCGGCGCAGAGGAGATTCAAATCTGGACAGACGTCGACGGCATCCTCACCGCCGATCCCTGGCTGGTACCGCAGGCGAAGAATATTCCGGTGATGAGCTTTCAGGAGGCGGCAGAGCTGGCCTTTTTCGGCGCGCGCGTGCTGCACCCGAAGACTCTGGTGCCAGCAGTGGAGCGGGGCATCCCGGTGCGTGTGCGCAACACTCGCAAGCCCGAAGGCGAGGGGACGCTGATCCTGGCCCACCCTGCGGAGAGCGGCGTCGGTGTGAAGAGCATCGCCTACAAAGAAGGCATGACCGTGATCAACCTGGTCTCCACCCGCATGTTCAAGGCGCACGGCTTTCTCCGACAGGTTTTTGATGTGTTCGACCGCTATCGCGTGTCGGCGGATCTGGTGGCCACCTCGGAGGTGTCGGTAGCCATCGCCCTCCAAGATGCCAGTCGCCTTCCAGAGATGCTCACCGAGTTGCAGGCTTTCGGGGCAGTGACGGTGAAACCGCGCCAGGCGGTGGTCTGCGTGGTGGGGGAGAGGTTGAAGGAGACCCCCGGCATCGTCGGCCAGGTGTTCCAGCAGCTGGCCGATGTCAAGGTCTCCATGGTCTCGCAGGGCGGCTCGGAAATCAATCTCAGCTTTGTGATCGACGAAAATGCCCTGCCGGCGGTAGTGAGCCGACTGCATCGTCGCTTCTTCGAATCAGACAGCTTGCTGGGGGGCGAGCGAGGAGGGGCGCACTCTGCATGATGGAGAGGGCGATGAGCACACTCAAACAAGTGGCCATTCTCGGCGCAACAGGGGCTGTGGGGCAACGATTGGTGCAAATCCTGGCCGAGCATCCGTGGTTTGCGGTCACTACTGTTGCGGCCTCGGAGCGCTCGGCAGGTCGACCTTACGCAGAGGCGGTGCATTGGCTCTTGCCCGGCCCGATTCCCGCTTCGCTCGCGCGGCTGCGGGTCGTGCCGGCTGTGCCCGAATGGGTGCCGGAGGAACTGGTCTTTTCGGCGCTGGATGCGAGCGTGGCCACTGAGGCAGAACTGGCCTTTCGGGCGGCGGGCCGCACGGTGATAAGCAACGCCAGCAGCCATCGCTGGGACCCCCAGGTGCCGCTGGTGGTTCCGGAAATCAACGTGGGGCACTTGGTGCTCGCACAGCGCCAAAGGGAAAAGTACGGTGGAACTATTGTCGCCAATCCCAACTGTACCACCCTCGGCCTCTGCCTGGCCTTGGAGCCGTTGCGACTACGTTTTGGCCTCAAGCGGGTGCTGGTGACCACGCTGCAGGCCCTCTCTGGGGCGGGCTACCCGGGCGTGCCGTCGCTGGAGGCGGTGGACAATGTGCTGCCGGAAATCGCCGGCGAGGAGCAGAAAGTGGAGACCGAGCCACGCAAGATCTTCGGCCGCCTGAACGGGGATGGTGTGGAGCTTGCCGAGGTGACGATCAGCGCGCAGTGCAATCGCGTGCCTGTACGCGAAGGACACCTGCTCTCCGTTTCCGTGGAGCTTGGCGCAAAGGCGACGTTGGAGGAGGTGAAGCAGGCCTTTCTGGACTACCGCTCGCCGCTCTCCGGCCTGGGGTTTCCCTCCGCGCCGGAAAGGCCGGTGCTCCTGACCGAGGCCTCCCGCCGCCCGCAGCCGCTTCTGGATCGCGACGCTGCCGGGGGTATGGCCGTCACCGTTGGCCGTGTGCGCCCCTGTCCGGTGTTGGACTATCGCTTTGTGGCCTTGGTGCACAATACCCTGCGCGGCGCCGCCGGCGGCACGGTGCTGGTTGGGGAGGTGATGGTGAACAAAGCCCCGCGACTCTCACAGGCCCGGAGCCCCTGGCGTCCGTAGCCAGGCGCAGAGACGCGGACAAGAAGGGATCAACCAGCGGCTTCATGGCGGAGTGTTCGCGCGCCGGCCGCTGCGGGTGCTGCTCGTTTCTTGGCACTTGCAGCGCGTGCGCGAAAGATCCTTCTTCCCCAAAGCGGCTCGACCCATTCTGCGTTGTTGAGGCGATCGAAAAAGTACTGCCGGATCACGGCGTTGTGGGGAACCCAATTCATGAGCTTCTCAACGTCTTCTTTTTTCGGATGGTCCTTGGCGATGAGCTCATCCAGGATGGGGAGGCAAAACAGGAACCTGTTCCCCATCGCGGGAAGAATGACTCCGAGCAACGTTTGAGCCTTCTCCCCAAACTCTCGTACTTCTCTGCCGCGGGGAGGGGGCCGAGAGCACGCCTGTGGGCAAGGTGGTGTACGCTCTCTGCCAGCTTGAACCAGGCCTGTGCCTCGCGGCTTTCCTCGTCGATGTCAAGGGACTTGAGGATCCGCCGTATCTCGGCATCATGTTCGCGGGAGCCTGTGGAGTTGCGCCGGGCCTTTTGATCCAGCGCAATGGGTTCCAAGACTGTACAAAGGGCGTTTTCCACCTCGCGAAAGCAGTGGGCGACCAGGTGAGCCGTGGTTGCAAGTGCGGCCGGATGATGCGTGAGCCAGCAAGCATCGCGATAGAAAGCTGTAGGGCCCGGCCCTACCAACTCCTTCAGCTGGCTATATAGCTCTCCCTGGTGGGGATCGGAGAAGCGAAACGGTTCGCGAAATAGATCACCTCGTTCTGTCATAGCTCACCTCCGAAGGGGCGACCGAGTACTGCCTGCTCTCAGCACTTGAGCCAAACCTCAGTTTCCTCCTGGCTCGCCTTCAGGACCTCGAGCCTGGTCCGCAACTCCTCCGAGTGTGCCGCAATCCGCCTCTGCTCGGCAAATGGTGGCAAGGGGAGGAGAGCCTGGTCACTTCCGCCCGGGAAAGTGAAGGTTGTGACCCCGCCTTTGGCACCGACGATCGCCAGGTCTGCCGGAGGCCGAACACGACGAGAGATTGGCCACAGGGCCCCAACCGCCCCTCACAGCACGTCGTTTTCTCGGAAACCCGTGCTGGGGCGATAATTCGAGTTACGGCGCTAAGCCCCCACTCTGCCGATCGCTATTGTGTCTTGGAACAGCAAGCCTTCACACGCGAGACCGACAAGTCCGTTTGAGCCGTGGACCCGCACGGGGCCGCTGCCTGCGAGTTCCCTCTTGCGGACAAATCTTCCGTTTTGGAGCACGGAAACGCGCTTGAACCTCACTCGGCGCCAGCCGGGAGGTGCCTCATAACTCGTTTTGGTCATCGTGCGAGCCGGTGGGGGGGAGCAGCCGCCCGCCCCGCGCGGGCGTCGCTCGCCCCGGCGTGCCTCCTCTTACCGCGCCACGGGGGAGTTCGTGGGCGCCACGGCACCACTCGTGCAAGCATTATGAGTGTCCCCTTGACTGGTCACGGTTCTCCTCCGAATGTGGCGGAGCCCACCTCAGCGCCCTTCCTCTGGAGAACAGCTTGACCCACAGAGCATCCTCGCCCTCCCGGTCCGGCTTCTCCCTGTCCAGATGCCATCGTACCGGGTTTTCGGCGATGTATGCCCGGATACGCCCCAGGTGCTCTTCATCCCCGATCACATGTTCGTAGTAGTTCCGTTGCCAGACGGGTACCCGGGGTGCCGCGCCATGCGTTGATCCGCCGCGTGGTGGCCGATTTGAAACCGGCCACAAACGACGCCAGGGAACGTGGCGGCCGCCCCAAACGGCCCCGTAGGGGCCCATCGTGTGGGGGCGCACGGCGTAGGGGCGCACGGCCGTGCGCCCCTACGCCGTGTGCCCCCTTTCTCCGAGCGGCGCACTCCGTGGACCTTGGCAAAGAACTGCCTCCTGTCTGCCGCAACCTTTGCGGCAGGCCTCCCACGCCCTTCGCAGAAGGCGCGCATCAGCAAAGTGCTCATCCTGGATGGGACCCCCCTTGCCGAACTTCTTCAGACCTCCGGCAAGGGACAGTTTGTAGCACCATATCTCTCGACTCGGACCCGGCCGCCGGAAGAAAATTGCAGCGATTTGTATCCGAATAACGGGCAAAGGCGCCCGGTGGGAGACCCATGATGGTTGAGCTGCTTTCCAATACTCTAACCGCCGACCTGGCACCATGTCTGCATGACAGTGGCCTTCTTTGTGGAGAAGGCGTTAGCCTGACCATCCACTTGTCTCCGTGCGCACTTCAAAAAGCGTTAGCGACCCTTTTCCGAGGCCGGGAGTCCCAGGTGGGCACCCGGGGCACGCGCGAGCCAGCACCGCGGTTCCTCTGTTTTGCCTACATTCGCTCCCTCCAACGTTCCACTGGCCCTCGAGTACATGCCCGTAGCAGCGCCTCTCTCCCACCAAACTGGGCAGCTCGGCCCATTGCCGGGTGGTCCTGCCAAACCGCTGGTTCGACATGCGGGCAACCATTCACCCACGCGTGTCTCTCCGGACTGACCGGCAAAGCACGGCGCGCCGGCGGCCGTGCACCCCTCGCCACGCCTTTTCCTTGCAGGACACCCGAGCCAATATGCTCCGCCACTGGCAAAGAGTCAAGGCGTTTGGTACTCCTGCTGGCTTGTTCGGTGTCCGAGGCAATAAGAAAAAGCCGCCCCATTTTCGAGGCGGCTTCGCGCTTGCGTCGTCTTTTCGCCGAACCCTACACGTCACTCGTCATGATAAACAGCGGCTGGCGCATGAAGGTCTCATACTTTGGCCGGAGACGGTCGGTGTTGTAGTACTTTTCGACGTCCACTACCTTCTTCCGCCCGGTGAAGACCACATCCAGGGGCACATTGTCGTACACGCCGTTGCGCAGGCTTATCAGGCGCCCGAAGGACTTTTGCAGCACCAGGTCCAACGCCAAGTTGCCAAAGGCCATCGGCACGATGGAGTCGATGGCGTCGGGGTCGCCGCACCGCACTAAGTAGCCCAGTCGCTGGTTCACCACATTGATGCGCTGCCCATTGTTGTACTTGGGCGAGAGCTCCTTGAGCCGCGCCGCCACCTTGTCGCCCACGCCGCCGAGCTTCTTGTGGCCAAATTGGTCCGCTTCGTCGCTCTCGAAGCACATCTCCTGGTCGTCGGTCATCACCGCCCCTTCTGAAACCAGAACCACCGCGTAGTTGCTGGGGTGATGTCTGCGGTCTTCTACCAGCAGCTCGGTCAAACGGTGGATGTCAAAGGGGTATTCAGGAATCACGCAGCGGTCAGCAGCTCCCGCCATGGTGGGAAGCATCGCCGTGAAGCCGGCATAGCGACCAAACACCTCGATGACCAAAAAGCGCTCATGCGAGCCGGCGGTGGTGCGCAGCTTGTGGGTGAGCTCGATGGTGCGCGTCACGCAGGTGCTGAAGCCGATGCAGTAGTCAGTGCCCGGCACGTCGTTGTCCATGGTCTTGGGGATGGCCACTACCTTCACGCCTTCCTTGTGCAGGCGGTACGCGTAGCTCAGGGTGTCGTCCCCGCCGATGGGGATCAGGCAGTCGATGCCCAGGTGCTCCAGGTTCTTCAGCACTTCTTCGGTCACGTCGTTGATTTCGTCCTGGTACTTGTCGCGGAGGTGCGGCGGCACATTGCTCTTGGGAAGATGACTGGGCCGCGTGCGTGAGGTGTGCAAGAAGGTGCCGCCGGTGCGTCCGGCCCGGTCGACGATCTCCTCGGTCAGCACCTGGTAGCTGTGCCCGTTGTCGGCGTCCTTGTCGCGCACCATGTCCACCAGACCTGCCCAGCCGCGGCGGATGCCGATGACGCGATAACCTTCCCGCAAGGCGCGAAAAGTCACCGCACGGATGGCCGGATTCAACCCTGGAACGTCTCCTCCTCCTGTCAGGATGCCGATAGTGCCTCTCGTCTTTGCCATAGCTGCATTTCTCCTAACTACGGTCTTGACAACGAAGCGCCCACCCTCAGGGTGGGAACACGGTTTCCACTGCTTGACGTCAATTATATGCAAATGGTGGCAGATTTTCAAGCGAAAAATGCCTGGAGAGCCGTGCCCGGTGAGGGGTGGCTATCTCGTGCCCAGGTGCACGCTCCAGGGCAAAGCGTGATTCCGCCTGAACCTGCTTCATCTTTGTCTTGACTTTTGCGAAATGAATTGCTATAATAGAGCCAGATTTCCGTAGGTGCTGCCCAATCCATCAGCCGCTTTATCAATCCGGCTGGGATGCAGGGAGCCAGGGCGGTGGGGTCGATCTCCAGTCCGAGGTTGTGTCGGTGTTGCCCGTTGGGCTGCGGTGCGAACCAGGTCGGGATCGGAATGGCACAGCAGTTCAAAGTCCGCGGGGCAGCCATGCATCTATCACGGCTGCGCCAAGGAGCATGTGCAGGTCAGAATAGGCCAATCAGCGAGTCGGCAGGAGAGGAACTTTTTTGCGCTGATTGGCTTTTTTATTTTCGGATGCTGCCTTGTTGCGGATGACGGTCTGGAGCTGGAAGCGGAGGAAGGATGAAGATTCACGAGTATCAAGCCAAGGAACTGCTGAAGAAGGGCGGGGTGGCAGTGCCCGAAGGTGGAGTAGCATTCTCTGGGGAGGAGGCGCAGCGTATCGCCGACCAGATCGGCGGCGAGAAAGTGGTGATCAAGGCGCAGATCCATGCGGGGGGCAGGGGAAAGGGCGGTGGTGTGAGAGTGGTGCCCAGGGCCCAGGCCGGAAAGACCGCCGCCGAGATGATCGGCATGACCTTGGTGACCCACCAGACCGGGCCGGAGGGCAAGCTAGTGCGGAAAGTCCTGGTGGAACAGGCCCTGGAAATCGCGCGCGAGTTGTACGTGGGCATTGTGCTGGACCGCGCACGCAGCGCGCTGGTCTTTATGGCCAGCAGCGAAGGCGGTGTGGAGATCGAGGAGGTGGCCGCGGAGAGTCCAGAGAAAATTCTCAAGGAGTACATCGATCGCGGCCTTGGGCTGCAGCCGTTCCAAGCCCGCAAGTTAGCCTTCGGGCTCGGTCTGCGCGGGGAGCAGCTCAAGAACGCCGTCCGCGTTTTCACAGCCTTGGCGCAGGCGTATTTGACTTACGACTGCTCGCTGGCGGAGATCAATCCCCTGGTGGTTACCTCAGACGGGCGCGTCTTGGCGCTGGACGCCAAGATCAATCTCGATGACAACGCCCTCTATCGCCACCCGGATTTGGCTGCTCTCCGCGACGTCGAAGAAGAGGAGCCATTGGAGGCGGAGGCGGCCAAGTACGACCTCAATTACATCCGCCTGGACGGCACGGTGGGATGCATGGTCAACGGGGCCGGGCTGGCCATGGCTACCATGGACATCATCAAGCTGGCAGGCGCCGAGCCGGCCAACTTTTTGGACGTGGGCGGCGGCGCCTCGGCAGAGACGGTGGAAAACGGCTTTCGCATCCTGCTATCGGACAAGAATGTCAGGGCCGTGTTGGTCAACATCTTCGGCGGCATCGTGCGCTGTGATCGCGTGGCGCGCGGTGTCATCGAGGCGGCGCGCAAGGTGGACCTGAAGGTGCCCCTGGTGGTGCGCTTGGAGGGCACCAATGCCAAAGAGGCGGCAGAGCTGTTGGCCACTTCCGGGCTGAATTTCGCGGTGGCCACCACCTTTGCGGGGGCAGCCCAGAAGGTCGTGGAGGTGATGCGCAACTGAGTTGACGGCGGTACGGACAGGTGCAGGCAGGGAGGAACGGCATTGAGCATCCTGGTCGACAAGAATACGCGAGTGGTCGTGCAGGGGATCACCGGCGGGGAGGGCACCTTTCATGCCCAACAGATGATGGCCTATGGCACCAACATCGTGGCGGGAGTGACCCCAGACAAAGGCGGGCAGCTCTGGGAGGGGAAGGTACCGGTATACAACACGGTCAAGGAGGCGGTGGAGCAAGAGGGTGCCAACGCCTCGGTGATCTTTGTGCCGGCCGCCTTTTCTGCGGACGCCATCATGGAAGCGGCCGATGCAGGAATGGGCCTGGTCGTGTGCATTACCGAAGGCATCCCTACAGCCGACATGCTGAAAGTCTACGAATTCTTGCGCGGGCGCAAGACGCGGCTGGTCGGCCCGAACTGTCCGGGCGTGATCTCGCCGGGCAAATGCAAGTTGGGCATCATGCCCGGGGCTATTCACAAGGAAGGTCGGGCGGGTGTGGTCTCGCGCAGCGGCACGCTCACCTACGAGGCCGTATGGCAATTGACCACCCTGGGTATTGGCCAATCGACCTGCATCGGCATCGGTGGCGATCCCATCATTGGCACCACCTTTGTGGACGCCTTACGCCTGTTTGAGGAAGACCCGGAGACCGAGGCGGTGGTGCTCATCGGGGAGATTGGCGGCACGGCCGAGGAGGAGGCAGCGGCCTTTGTGAAGGCCGGCATAAGCAAGCCGGTGGTGAGCTTCATTGCCGGGCGCACGGCGCCTCCAGGTAGGCGGATGGGACATGCGGGCGCCATCATCGCCGGGGGCAAGGGCACGGCTGCCGAGAAGATGGCAGCGCTGCGCGATGCCGGCGTCACCGTGTGCGAGAGCCCTGCTACCATTGGCGAAACGGTCGCCCGCGTGCTGCGCAAATGAGCACAGGCAATACGGAGGTGAGAAGATGCAGTTCGGGCGGGTTCCCCTCGATGCGGACCGGATGAAGGTACCGCGCGGCACCGTGCACATCGTCAAGGAGCGGTGCAAGGGATGTGGCTTCTGCGTCGAGTACTGTCCCAAAGATGTGCTGGAGATGTACGACGAGTTCAACTCCAAAGGATACCACCCTCCGTACGTGAAGAGGGAAGGAGAGTGCGTCAACTGCGACCTTTGCGAGACCATCTGCCCGGAATTTGCCATTTTCAGCGTGTCCGAGGAGGAGGCAACAGAAGGGGGCGAAGAGTGCGTCTGCTGCAAAGAGGCGGAGGAATGCTCGTTCCTTTGTTGTGGGCAAGAGATGGTGCTTAGGTAGCTTCTCATCGGAATTGGAGGTAACATCCCATGAAGCTGAGCAGAGGAATCGTGGCGGGTGTCACCTTGCTGGTGCTGCTTTCTTGCCTTCTGGGGCAGGGACAGGCGAGGGAAGGGAGAGGAGGTGGCCACGGCTACTTTTACATCGGCAGCAGCATGGTGGACCTCGACAAGCTGAACGCCACCCTGAAGACAAGCCAGTACCCGGAGTTCTCCAATCGCCTTTTCAGCATGGGAGGCGGGGGACACGCTTTCTTCAACCGCCTGGTGCTTGGTGGCCAGGGGCAGGCGCTCATCAGCAAGAGCACCGACGTCAGCGTGGCCGGCACACCGTACAAGGCCAGTCTGAGTGCGGGTATAGGCTTCTTTGACATTGGCTACCTGCTCACCCCGCGCGGTAACTTGAAGATCTACCCTATGCTCGGCATCGGGGGCGGCGG is part of the candidate division KSB1 bacterium genome and encodes:
- the sucC gene encoding ADP-forming succinate--CoA ligase subunit beta; its protein translation is MKIHEYQAKELLKKGGVAVPEGGVAFSGEEAQRIADQIGGEKVVIKAQIHAGGRGKGGGVRVVPRAQAGKTAAEMIGMTLVTHQTGPEGKLVRKVLVEQALEIARELYVGIVLDRARSALVFMASSEGGVEIEEVAAESPEKILKEYIDRGLGLQPFQARKLAFGLGLRGEQLKNAVRVFTALAQAYLTYDCSLAEINPLVVTSDGRVLALDAKINLDDNALYRHPDLAALRDVEEEEPLEAEAAKYDLNYIRLDGTVGCMVNGAGLAMATMDIIKLAGAEPANFLDVGGGASAETVENGFRILLSDKNVRAVLVNIFGGIVRCDRVARGVIEAARKVDLKVPLVVRLEGTNAKEAAELLATSGLNFAVATTFAGAAQKVVEVMRN
- the sucD gene encoding succinate--CoA ligase subunit alpha, producing the protein MSILVDKNTRVVVQGITGGEGTFHAQQMMAYGTNIVAGVTPDKGGQLWEGKVPVYNTVKEAVEQEGANASVIFVPAAFSADAIMEAADAGMGLVVCITEGIPTADMLKVYEFLRGRKTRLVGPNCPGVISPGKCKLGIMPGAIHKEGRAGVVSRSGTLTYEAVWQLTTLGIGQSTCIGIGGDPIIGTTFVDALRLFEEDPETEAVVLIGEIGGTAEEEAAAFVKAGISKPVVSFIAGRTAPPGRRMGHAGAIIAGGKGTAAEKMAALRDAGVTVCESPATIGETVARVLRK
- a CDS encoding 4Fe-4S binding protein — protein: MQFGRVPLDADRMKVPRGTVHIVKERCKGCGFCVEYCPKDVLEMYDEFNSKGYHPPYVKREGECVNCDLCETICPEFAIFSVSEEEATEGGEECVCCKEAEECSFLCCGQEMVLR